From a region of the Candidatus Poribacteria bacterium genome:
- a CDS encoding tetratricopeptide repeat protein, translated as MKIHGPLRGIVLSVILLISAVSALADDYFDQITVFSHGRITRFVEMPITVYITPTLQVTYLPALRYAMRQWEAVSDGKIQFQELRTSKDADILVRWGYNNPANMDMTYGKAELTRHRFGDFSVEIILSLPRPSLSEKLSREETRTVCLHEFGHAIGLWGHSPNPLDVSFWASIAQRPTTRDRATLLKVYSTPQNTPQHDIAINILKEQLETNPTNARTHYLLGTIYDDKGDTELAVASFKNCLEINPDFDPARETLLQVYQRVGLSQQAVDLLEETLKQMPSSNDYNTIGVMYYRTGEIDQSITAFRKSLKMNPYDPTPRNNLYQIFRERGIEALNVKAYQKAAMYFGEALQFKPEDALLYRLMGDAYARDGDLKSAIAQYRRAFEFDPAELEIKQNLAGYLSNYGVELTGAQRWEEAIAAYREALQLTPTLNIAYANLVDVLWKRANTHRKSGHIDKAIDAYLQLIQVDADADAHSLLGELYLKKGAYPQAIDAFRSAFSAKPDDWQSRKNLVAAYHHYAQHLDSKERYNEAIDQLRLALALSPQQVNLRLSIINTYQLAGDFVTAEKELGALLKDAPQSLQTENVSKNLYVARGNTLMNQRRYTAALAEFEKIDASAKTTEVYNTIGYLYLLRRQPILAIEAFESALALTPINNIAYQNLLSIESQFERQFVDDRHSPRIKNHLARARNSLAVCYIGRDEILDAVEEYRAALEVEPTAKEVRVTLRDTGRRLTLALEEKNALQQMREVMGWIQELDADSLSAEQLLDGEN; from the coding sequence ATGAAAATTCATGGTCCACTTCGAGGCATCGTCCTCTCTGTGATACTCCTGATCTCTGCCGTTTCGGCTTTGGCTGACGACTATTTCGATCAAATCACAGTCTTCTCTCACGGCAGGATTACCCGCTTTGTCGAAATGCCGATCACCGTTTACATTACACCGACGCTACAAGTGACCTACCTTCCCGCGCTAAGGTATGCGATGCGACAGTGGGAAGCGGTCTCCGATGGAAAAATTCAGTTTCAGGAGTTGAGAACGAGCAAGGATGCTGATATTTTGGTCCGTTGGGGATATAACAACCCGGCAAACATGGATATGACCTATGGAAAAGCAGAACTCACACGCCACCGCTTTGGGGATTTCTCCGTCGAAATTATCCTCTCACTACCTAGGCCTTCGTTATCGGAAAAACTGTCGCGGGAAGAGACTCGAACGGTTTGCCTTCATGAATTTGGACATGCTATCGGGCTGTGGGGGCATAGTCCTAATCCACTTGACGTGAGTTTTTGGGCATCAATTGCACAACGTCCAACTACTCGGGATCGAGCAACATTACTGAAAGTCTACTCCACACCACAAAACACGCCTCAACACGATATTGCCATTAACATTTTAAAAGAGCAGCTCGAAACCAACCCAACGAACGCACGCACACATTACCTGCTAGGGACAATCTACGACGACAAGGGAGATACCGAACTGGCTGTTGCTAGCTTCAAAAACTGTCTTGAAATAAACCCAGACTTCGACCCGGCACGGGAAACCCTGCTACAGGTATACCAGAGAGTTGGTCTCTCCCAACAAGCGGTGGACCTACTTGAAGAAACGCTCAAGCAGATGCCTTCGTCCAACGATTACAACACAATTGGCGTGATGTACTATCGGACCGGAGAAATTGACCAGTCCATAACTGCCTTCCGAAAATCGCTCAAAATGAATCCCTACGATCCGACGCCTCGGAATAATCTTTATCAGATATTTCGGGAGCGAGGTATCGAGGCACTGAACGTTAAAGCGTATCAAAAAGCGGCGATGTATTTCGGCGAAGCACTCCAGTTCAAACCGGAGGATGCGCTTCTGTATCGCCTTATGGGCGATGCTTATGCAAGGGACGGTGACCTCAAAAGCGCCATCGCACAATACCGTAGGGCATTTGAATTCGATCCCGCTGAATTAGAAATCAAACAGAACCTTGCGGGGTATTTGAGCAACTACGGTGTAGAGTTGACGGGCGCCCAGCGTTGGGAGGAGGCAATCGCTGCGTATCGGGAAGCGTTACAATTGACCCCAACGCTGAATATCGCGTATGCAAACCTAGTGGATGTTCTGTGGAAACGCGCCAACACACACCGCAAATCAGGGCATATCGACAAGGCGATTGATGCCTATCTCCAACTTATTCAGGTAGATGCTGATGCCGATGCACACAGCCTACTCGGCGAACTGTATCTCAAAAAAGGGGCATATCCACAGGCGATTGACGCATTCCGGTCAGCGTTTTCCGCAAAACCTGATGATTGGCAATCTCGTAAGAACCTCGTTGCTGCCTACCATCATTACGCACAACACCTCGACAGCAAAGAACGATACAATGAAGCAATAGATCAGTTACGGCTTGCGCTTGCGTTGTCGCCTCAACAGGTGAATCTCCGATTGAGCATCATCAACACTTATCAACTTGCAGGTGACTTCGTAACTGCTGAAAAAGAGTTGGGGGCGCTTTTGAAAGATGCGCCTCAGAGTTTGCAAACAGAAAACGTGTCAAAAAATCTATACGTCGCACGCGGAAATACGCTCATGAATCAAAGAAGATATACTGCCGCGCTTGCCGAGTTTGAAAAGATCGACGCATCGGCAAAAACTACAGAAGTTTACAATACAATCGGCTATCTTTACCTGTTGAGAAGACAACCAATTTTAGCGATAGAAGCTTTTGAGTCCGCCTTGGCTCTTACACCGATAAATAACATTGCTTATCAAAACCTGTTATCAATTGAATCCCAATTTGAGCGGCAGTTTGTCGATGATCGGCATTCACCACGCATTAAGAACCACCTTGCCCGTGCGCGAAATAGCCTCGCTGTGTGTTATATTGGTCGCGATGAAATTTTGGACGCTGTGGAGGAATACCGTGCAGCGTTGGAGGTAGAACCAACGGCAAAGGAAGTGAGAGTCACACTGAGAGACACCGGCAGGCGCCTGACATTGGCGTTGGAAGAAAAGAATGCACTTCAACAGATGAGAGAAGTTATGGGTTGGATTCAGGAATTGGACGCTGACAGTTTGAGCGCCGAACAGCTACTTGATGGTGAAAATTAG